TTTGATATTATTGTTCCCAGTAATTGCAAATTTGGAAAGCTTCCAGTGCCAAGTAATTTCTTTTTAGTCTATTCGTAACAAATTTGTTCAGCACTACTGGTAACAATTTCTTGAAGGCTACAAAATCTGGAATGACGAGGGCCAGATTGGTTGGCcatagtttttcaaaatttacacGACGCTAAACTGAGGTCTGAGGATCCAGCCATGTTCTTTTCTATAACAGGAATCTTGTTAAGTATCatattctttaaattttttctaTAACAGGTATCTTGTTATTGGGcatgtaaatttttttattttatttttaataaaaatgttGTTGGAAACGGGATAGAAAAGCATAGGAAAGTAACATGATAGAAAAGCATAATATCTTGAAAATAGAAATGGCTCCATTTGGATTTGCATTCTTTGAAATGGTTTTTGGAAACGATAATCTAGGCTTTTAACTTTTGAACGCCATGCATGTAAAGTAAACATGTAgttggaaaaataattttgaaaaaagaattaTTAGAGCGACTGTTTAAAAAAGATTAAAAGTGTGATTATCCAAGCAGAGTTATTATTGCCGTCTAGGGAAAGATTTGTTCAAAGTTCATTGTGCATTTTTAGTAATATCTAGTCTATAATATCATTGACAGAATGTCAAATACAACAGCTGGAAACGTTCAACAGTATGTACATCAGGGCCAGGCTTTCACCCTCGAGTAAGAGTCAAACTCTGTGGGCGCTCCCCGGACCGAATCCGAATTAGTCCGAAAGGGATACCGGGTGgttagacccaaaaaaaaaaaaaaaaaaaaaaagaggaattgttCCATAGAATGTAGTTTAGCTAATGTTATGACAAAATAACCTAAGatttagggatggcaacggggcggggttggggcgggggacccctcccccgtcccccgccccgttgcctattagttccccccgtcccccgcctcctgctccccccgccccgccccgccccgccccgccccgcccccgccccgcttcccccgcggggttaataaaattttattatataattttattataattaaattttaataaataatcaagtactaaaatatcaacacatcaccaaattattattcattgtaattttacaattgaaactcataaaaacaatcaaacaaaagttatttgaatacaatccaatatgatgaaataaatataactaaaatagtcaagttttcacttttagtacaaatgcaatcactaattcattattgtgtttgtgcttttttttttagaaaaaagtgttattctattaagtgtaattagaaatttagtataaatatattagtaaatttagtataactaattaataaattctattagtagacatgtagaattattcatataattgattatatcaattatattacataaactaatatacattatatagtatatctaactaataatatcattatcataagtttataactaattaacttacatgttatatataattatatatatttttatatattttttttgttttgcggggggcggggcgggggatggggcgggggtatactcccccggcccctgccccgtttctaagcggggggaaaaaattcccccccgcccccgcccccgccccgagagcccccgcggggcgggcacccgcccccattgccatccctactaAGATTCACTGGAGATTTGCAAGAAACCACACGCATTTCCCACCTTTAACCGAGATAGGCGGCCGGCAACGAGGAACGCCTCTTCTTGCCTAAGGGTGCAAGAAGAGAAAGCACGCTTATCAAGTAAATTAATATTTGTGATGCTTTTATATGAAGCGTTCACAGTGTATTAGCTACTCGGTGTGTGTGCTCACCTCTCCCGTATTCAACTACCCTTCGTCCCATCCCATTttaatagttttaatttttttcacataatttaaaaaaaagcaATTGATTTTGTTAGAAGAGTAAATTTAGTCTCCTCTTTTCCTAAAATGCAGTTACATTAATATTAGGAGTATAATTACTCATATACCTTTGCATTAATTACAACAACAAAACTATTAGAAAGTTGCACAATTCAAAACATGAATCAAAACAATTATTTATTAAATGAAGGAGCTTATAGTTACTTAAAACAAAGTACATTAAATAAGAGCATTTTATAGAAAGTAAAAGTTGATTTATATTATTCCATTAGATAGTAGACTATAATTTGCAAGGCAGAtgaacaagaaaaacaaaattatcaAAGTAAAATGGAGAAAGTATTTTATAGGAAATTTGCTCCCATAAGAAGTCTAAGCAAATAAAATCTTTTCTATAATCTCATGACAAAATTGTAGCATAGTCTTTCAGAAAGACCGATCAAGCATAATTGCAAAAGCAATGGAAGCATAAATGAATGCTAAATACAACTTGGTGAATCTTTTGACCAAAGCCCACAACTGAAGATTGATGAAGTATAATCAAGATCCCCAAGAATTGACGCCAGCAACGTATAGAAGTACAGTTTTTTCCTCTGTGGACAGTCAGGGGGCAAGTAAACGAGCGAAGCACTAAAAAGATTACATACATCTCGAGCAGTGAAGGTAAAAGTCCGTTCATAAGCATTAAACAACTTATTACAGTGTCAGACAGCTCCAATTTCCGCCGCACCACTTATGTACACGGATTTTCATAACCAGCAAACAGGCAGAAATCTGCCTATGAAAAACCACTACTCTCCATATCGATACACTAAACCTCCAAACAATCTCACCAGACCAATACCTGCAGAAAACTTAATGTATCACAACAACACAAAAATACACTCCAATGGATCAATTACAATGGAATTCTGTTATTTAATATTTGCCGAAGTAACACTGGGGGCTATAAATTATACACTAAAGATAATTGGGCCACGCAGTTCCAAATGATTCCAAGAAGCTCAGTGCTTTCATCAATGGCTGAAAACAGGGAAGATAGATACAGATCCACTAGTGCCATAAATGCCACATACACAAATACAGGCCAAATTACCCGTTAAACTGAAGAAATGGAGCTGCTCAAAGAGCCATTTCTGCTTGCAATGCAGCCAGTTCATCTTCCTCCGCTGATTGCTTCTGAGGAGCAGGGCGAGCTGGTTGCCTGCCAGCTGGTGTAGGAGCATGCACAGGTGCAGCGGGGGTATTAATTGCAGGCTGAAGAAGCTGCTCTTCCAACTCAGCGCCTTCCAATTCTTCAAGTTCTGCCTCCAATTCATCCTGCAATCGGCAAAATACCACCAGTTAGCTTTAGCAAGATTAGAAATAAATTGACATACATATCACAGTTGGGAGTTAAAAAAAAGGCCAGGAACCTCATCAAAATCAGCTGCTGCACCAATAGGAGTAGCCAAAGCTTCCTGTATCTGTTTCATATTCTCTGTCTGCTCATTTATTTCATCCATTGTCTTATCCACATCATCAATATTTCTGCAATAAGAAATTGCATTTCCCAATAAGCAAGTGAGTTTGGAATGAGTTCAGATCAAGGAACAAAATTAGACAGCATATGTACTACTATTAAGTATTCTCTCAAAATAGAAGGACCAAAGTAAGTCAACCCTCAAAGAAAGACCAAAACAAGTCATCCCTCAAAACTTTCCAAATGATAAATAGCTTAATTTCTACTTACGTTGCTTTCTGCATTGCTTTCATTGCTGATGCACCAGTTCTCAAGGCATCAACAGTTTCTGTTGTAGCTTTTGCACCTTCTAGCATGATCATCTGAACATTAACAGCTTCCACGATTGGTAACATGCAGTATAGCAAGGAACTGACTACAGCGGGGGTAAACACACACACCCCTACCCcaacacagagagagagagagagagagagagagagacctgATCATGGATGCGCAACTGGAAATTACCAAGCTGCTCAATTTGCTGTTCATAGAGCCTTTTCCTCTTTAAACATTGGATGGCCGCTGCAATTTTAGGCCAGCACTTTTAATATTGAACTAGCCATGAATTTATTGCAAGGTTGTTGTACAGGATAAAAGAAACTAAAAGTTGTGCATCTAGACAGGATATGAAGTATACCCCTCTTGTTTTTTGCTCTGGTGAATTCCTTAGCCTTTTCAACCTCTGCAGATGCCTTCTTCTGAAGAACTTTCTCCTTCTTTTCTAGCATCTCTAAAGTCTAACACAAGGAAGACAGTTGAAAATTCCACTCAGCTAAACTATCTTGCAGGCAAACAACTATCAACATGTGCATATCATCAAAGACAAGCAGGGAGAATAATTTAGTACATGTCACAGACActgtctcaaaaaaaaaaaaagcccattCAGTTAATTCATGTCATATGCAATCCTGATTACAACTTCCATGCCGTCCATTTGTTTCAATATATAGGAGGCACAAGCATCTATTGAGAGGATTGACTTTGCAATTGTTTGCTGAATCAAATTTCTGTTTTCAGTCCTTTCTTTGTGTAGAATCTTGATCAATCCACAAAATGAAAAGCTTTTTCTCCCAACTTTCTGATTATCTTACTATCACCAGCCATCagcaaaattccaaaaaaaaaaaaaaaaagaggaaaaggcaAAAATTTTCCATTGAGTGATTTCCATACTAGAAGTTTGGCAGAAGCCATTTTCTGTCGCCTTTTGCCTCAAATTTAAGAGCTGACAATCATAAAAATCCCATCTGAAATACATCTCAGAACAACAAAGAATCACAGGAGTAAATTCTTTTCATTGTTATGTACTGGACGTACAGCTGTTACTTGATGAAAATCAACATACACATCTTCCTTCCAAGCTCTCCATTCTCCAATGGCAAGACCTCAATTTCACGATTGTCACCACTTAGCAAGCAATCTAATACTGATCTTTCTTGAGGGAAAacacaaaattataaaaaatacaccagtaaacataaaaaaacaagagatagagagagagagagaactccaaaagattctttttaaacttgatttataaCACTAAAGATGAGAACGCGTATGGTTAACCAGGAAAGcacaaaccaaattaaaaaaatacaacACCGCACATCACTTGATCATGTGTAATCAATAGACAAGTTATAACATACTGAAATCCCCAAATTTACGTctctaaaaaattttattttcatcgcTCATCGTAACATGGAGTTCATATTCCAAAATTTTTCCATGTAACCATAAGATTCTCAAAGCCAATTACGTCAAAAAGGAAACCAACCTATCATGTACATCTAGGTCACAACCGTCCAAACAATCCATACTACCTTTTAGCGAATTAGGAATTCAgcgcaaaagaaaaaaaatttacctcatttaatttatccaaagtTGTGACAGCATTAGTCTCCTGCTTTGGCTTGCCGAATATTCTAGTAAACATCTTGGACGTATGATTCAGAATATCTACACGAATAACTATTCTTCTCCGATCTCCTGAAAATTGAAGCAACAAAAGTAATCCCGACAGATTCAACAGAATAACACTTCGATATATAAAAACCGAAAGGATCTAATCAATTATACAGAAAAAGAATACAACTGCAGTACCTTGTGATCGGGGGGTTAGGGTTTCAGAGTCAACGAACAAGCGAACGATCAAATCGACGAATTTTTTCGTCAAATTCGAGAGATAGACTAGAGAATGGTTAAATTAGGGCTCTAAATATCGGGGAAAAAACGGGGAAATGGAGGGCGATGTGGGGGGTAGGTCGGTCTTTTTGACCGGTTTTCTTAATCGTGTTGGATACTTTGGATTGGGCTATTGGAGATGTCAGATGAGAAATATTTCTGAAGTGTAATTTCGTAATTTCGGGGGAGATTAAAGCCAAGTACAAATCCGCGGGTAAATGGCGTCCAAGTCCAAGTCCACACGGCAGCAACAAATAGGCACGAATGCAATTGGTGTACAATTAGTGAAGTGGTGTGGGGCATGTGGGGTGGACGTGCGGTTCCCCTTCTCGCAAAAACGAATCCAATCTATTGGGCCGAACTCTTTAAATTTAAATGGATTGGGTTTTAACGTCACAACTTGAATATAGGTTAAGcttctgccttttttttttcggtacAAAGGAAGGCATGAGCCCATTAACTATTAACTAGCCGAGGTATTGCCACTTCACAAACATCACGGCCAATAAATGGTCTTAATGCTTGTGGAGGATCCCGAAAAACAGTCATCCTCGGAACTAAACTCTTTTCTAACTTTGCTAAGTAATTTGCTCAGTAGTTTTCTTCACGTCACGAATGTTACAAACAGCATTCCCATTCATAGCCTAACAACTTTCGGATTCTCGTAATCACGTTCTAATATGGACTCTCTTCAGAAGCATTGTTAATCAATGTCAATGCGACCTGCGCGTCTGACTCAGTAACCACCCTCCTATACCCTTGCTCTTAAGCTAGCCTCAGTCCCAACAGAATCGCCCAGAGCTTTGCTGCTACATTACTTGAACACCCCAAATTTACACCAAATCCCTGAAGCCAACATCTTTGATCATTCCTTGTAAGATCTTCGGCACTTGATTCACCTGGATTTCTCGTGGCTGCGCCATCCACATTGAGTTTAACCCATCCCACTGGTGGTTTCCTTCAATTGATGAATTTCATTTGTCGTCCACACACCAATTTGCGGTCAGAATGTAACTCTTGTACTATCAGTGATTGCTGTAAAAGAGTCTCAGGCCGAGCTCTAACCTTTGTCAGCACACTTTGATGTGTAACTTCATTCCGTGTAGACCATGCCCAGTAAACCACTTGCTGGAATAACATAGGCCAGTACACTTCCTTCATCCTCCCAATGTCCTTTTGCCTAATATTCCAATCAACCCATTGAATTAGAGATTTAGTGTTAAATGTTCGCCGCTGCAGAGGATGGACCAACTTGCTCCAAACTTCACTGATCCACCGATAGCCCCTTAGTGCATGGTCTCGATTTGCATAGGTCACAGAGCTCAGTAGCATGTAAGTGCCTTGCTTGTTTATCTGAATTGGTAAGGAGTTTCTTATGTCTCACAACCCAAAGTAAAAATTGTCATCTACTAGACCCCTTTAATTTCCACGACTTATCCTAATTAGTATCTATTTGCTCGCTAGCGTCATAACCTCCATCTACCTTATAAGCAGATGCCATTGTAAAGTCTCCATTCGCTGTCAGACCACATGATAATCTGTCCTCATTCCCAACTCCTCCATAGACTTGAACTGCTTGTATGGCTTCCAATTGGTCCTGCTGCAGATAATTCCTAATGGAGCTCTAGTCTCATCCTGTTCCAGTTCAGTAATCACTCACTACCTTATGGACCTCATCCTGCGAGAGTTCAGTCGAAATGTTCTTGATCAATGGCTTCTGAGTTATTCAATAATCCAGCCAAAAAATTTATTCTGTTACCATTCCCTAGCCTTTATTTCAGTCCTTTGTGTAATAATTTAGCCCCTTCCAATAGACTCTGCCAAGTATATGATTGCATACTTCTACCTTTGAGCGGGAGCTCTTCTCCGCTGCAGACTTCATATTTCTCCCTCAGTACCTTGGCCCAAATAGCATCTTGTTGTTTTAAAAACCTCCAACAAGTTTTTGCAAGCATGGCTCTATTAACTCTCTTCAATTCTCGAACTCTCAGGCCCCCTCTATTCTTGGGTTGTGTAATAGTATTCCAATTAATCAGATGCATTCTCCTTTTCTCGCTTTCTACCCAAATGAAATTCCTAGTTCTCTTCTCAATATCTACAGTAATTGTAGTCGGTAGCAAAGAAGTTTGCATAGCGTATATCGGTATGGAAAATATAACCGACTTAACCAAGAGAGTCTTGCCTGCATATGAGAGGCACCTGCCCTTCCAACCCTGCAACCTCGTACGAATCTTTTCCAAGATTTCACCATATGTGTTTCGGTTTACCTTAGAGTGTAGTAACGGCATTCCAAGGTATTTCCCTAGATTATCTGTTAAGCCCACTCCTGTTCTATCGCTGATTTGTTCTGCCAATTTCCTCTGTACGTTCTTTGAGCAAAAAAGTCGTGATTTTGCAATGCTTACCTTTTGTCCTGACGAGTCGCAAAATCTTTCCAACACCCCTTGTAACACTTTAGCTTGTTGCAGGCTTGTTTCAGTGAAAAGTATAAGATTGTCTGCGAAAAAAAGATGGGATATTGCTGGACCTTTTCTGGATGTCTTGATAGGTTTCCAAACCCTCTCGTAACCTCACTACTGATCAGGTGCCCCAACCTTTCCATGCAGAGGACAAACAAATATGGTGAGAGGGGATCCCCTTGACGGAGCCCTCTTGCTGGTATTAAAGGTGCAGTGCGTTCTCCATTCCATAAAACTTCCATGCTTGATGCCTGCACACAGCTCATGATTAGAGAAACAAGGCTCGTAGGGAAGTTCACTATCTCCAAGGTTTCCTTCAAAAAATGCCAACTCAGACGATCATAAGCTTTCTCTAAATCAATTTTAACCGTCACGTAACcttttttcccttgtttttgTCTCATATTGTGGATAATCTCTTGTGCAATAATTACATTGTCACTAATATGTCTCCCTGGGATAAAGCTACTTTGGTTCGGAGCCATCAACTCTGCCATTAGAGGACGAATCCTTGCAACTAAGATCTTTGTCACCACTTTGTAAGAAACATTACAGAGCGATATCGGTCTAAACTGAGTGATGCTCGTTGGGTTTGCCACCTTTGGAATTAGGGAAATCAGAGTGCCATTTATCTCTTTCGGTATTGTCTTACTTCGAAAGGTTTGTGTGGCAAAGTCCACTATACTAGCCCCCACCAGATGCCAAAAGTTATGATAAAAACCTGCATATATCCTATCAGGTCTTGGAGCTTTACAGGCTTTAATGCTGAACATCACATCCTTGACCTCCCTTGGAGTTACAATCCTACCCAGTGCTTGTAACTTCCTCCCGTCTATACATGAAAATCCATTGGGGTAACACGAGTTGTCCTGAGCTGATATTGGTTCTTCTGCATACAACTTCTAGAAATATTCCCTTACCAGGGTAACTAGACTTGCCTTATCATTATGCCATTGTCCAGAACTGTCGTGTAGACTAGATATCCTATTTCGACTCCTTCTTATTATTGTTGTGGTATGAAAATACTTGATATTTTTGTTCCCATGTTGTAGCCAATTCACTCTAGACTTTTGGTACCAAAGGGTCTCTTTCTGGTCCAAAATAGTGTTAAACTCCTTCATTAGTTTTCTTTctagttttttcaattttctatcGGGAAGCTGTGCAAATCTTTTTTTGCACTCCCTTAAGACGAGCCATACACCTCCTTTTCCTATGGAAAATATTGCAAAACGTGGTCTTATTTCACTCTCGCAAGTCCACCATCAATTTCTGATTCTTGTGCCAAACGTTCCTTTGATCAACATTCCAGCTCTGAGCAACAATCTCTTACAACTTTGGGTGTGTGAGCCATGCTAATTCGAATCGAAAGGGTTTGTGACGCCCACTGTTCGGGCAGACCCCCTGCATATCCAGCAACATTGGGTGATGATCCAAATGGGTACGAGCCAAGTGCTTGACATTTGCCTCTGGGAACTCTATTCTCCATTCCGAGTTACACATATTTCTATCCAGCATTTTTCTCACATTTGTTGTGCCTTTTCTTCTATTATTCCAAGTTAACGTCGGCCCGTTGAACCCCAAATCTATCAGCCCATAATTCTGCACACAATCAACTAAGGATAATTGGCCGGTCAACAAAAAAGGCCTGCCACCCAATTTTTCTTCACTAGATAAAATCTCATTCAAGTCTCCAGTGATCAACCAAGGAAATCGGATTTGACTACCCAGCTGGATGATATACTCCCATAGTTTTCTATGCAAGGCTTGCTCTGGGGATGCATACACCGCTGATAGTAGCCACTTTTTATCATTGTGTTTAAAAATCGCATTTAGGATTTGCctatttttaaagataatctctACGTCTACTACATAAGGATCCCAGAGGAGTCAAATTCCCCCTGAGAAACCCAGAGCCTCCACACATGCCCGGCTCGATAGGCGTGACCTCCTATTTATTCTATCAGCGCGAAAGCTTGGAGTTCTTGTTTCTACTAACACGAGAGCATCCGGATCATGATCCTGCATAAGTGTCCTTTAGTTCTTCCTAAACTCATTATTTGCTGCACCTCTACAATTCCAACTTAGAATTTTCATTTAAGGAATATGGTAAGACGAGGTGTATACTTACTGCTCCCTAACTACCGCTACGACGGCCTCCTTGTCTATCCTCCTCTCCTGCGGGGTTTCACTCAACCTTTGTGGATAAATTTCTAGCGCTGTGATTGCTTTTCCAGCGCCAGTGTCTCCATTTCCCGCTTCAAACTCCCCTTCTAACATCTGTAGTTCTCGATTCCCTCCCGGTTCAAGTTCCTCAATACTTAACTTTTCCCACTGACCATCTCCCCTGTAGTCATTTTGTGGTACCTTATCGACGATTTGGTTATGCACACATAATTGTGGATGGACGGCCTAGCCCACCTAC
The Coffea arabica cultivar ET-39 chromosome 6c, Coffea Arabica ET-39 HiFi, whole genome shotgun sequence genome window above contains:
- the LOC113693726 gene encoding vacuolar protein sorting-associated protein 32 homolog 2: MFTRIFGKPKQETNAVTTLDKLNETLEMLEKKEKVLQKKASAEVEKAKEFTRAKNKRAAIQCLKRKRLYEQQIEQLGNFQLRIHDQMIMLEGAKATTETVDALRTGASAMKAMQKATNIDDVDKTMDEINEQTENMKQIQEALATPIGAAADFDEDELEAELEELEGAELEEQLLQPAINTPAAPVHAPTPAGRQPARPAPQKQSAEEDELAALQAEMAL